From Lasioglossum baleicum chromosome 16, iyLasBale1, whole genome shotgun sequence:
ATTTGCAACTGAAACTGCTAAACTTAAGGCATAAAAAGCTGAAATTTGGTACTCAGACAGTCGTTAGCCTAAAGGGATGCACTAACATGTTTTTATCCTGGAAATCCTTCAGGATCAAGTGCTAAAATGAAATTAGTGTTATTTCTCTGTCCTCTGTAACAGTAAAAAAATCTTGAAGCCCAAAGGGATATACCAACATGTTTTTattctaaaaataaattagtggcaTACCTCCAAATAAGCCAGCCATTGAtttttaaacgggaattatgctAGTCTACATTTAATTACCTATAAGCTTTTTCCTTAAACGTGCTTCCTCTTCGCCATTTGGATTGTTACCATCGCCTTTGAAATGTTTATACGCAATTTCTTCCTTATCttgaattttcaaatcactgaaGATTGACCGGAGCTTGGTATCAGTCAAACGCTGTTAAATAATTCATTACAGCTGAGTCTCTTTAAACGAATAGGAattgttcatacgtgaaaacaAAACGATACTCACGTTTTTCGCTTTAACCCataatacatttaattttgccaTCCGAAACGGCTTGTCCAAGTCGCGAAGTGATGTCAGGATTTCCAAAGGATCCTCCTCATGTTTTGGTTCATTCGCCGCCGCGGAATATTTATTCTCAGCGCCGCTTGTATggaataataaaatacataaagTTACCTAGAAGGGCCATAACTAATTTAATaatcgtttaaaaaaaaatctatgtGTGAGAGAATGCACTCAGACTCGGTCGATATATTCTGATATATTCGTCTCAAACTTGGAACAATACGTCACTGGTCAACTACAATGGAGCGACACGTTCCATTTTTCATGCAAGACATAAACATTAATTCTTTATATGTCAAGCATTTCCGTGACTATTTTTCAACTGAAACTGCTAGACTGGATCTTCATGCATCTGtacaaataattttcaattagaGTTTGCattatttaattagttattcataattttcagAAGCGTTGTTCATTTTTTGATATTCGCgcaaatgattcttgccgtATTTGCCATAAGGTACAGTACAAATTCCGGCAAGATTCATTTGCTCTTGCTAAACCTTCGTATAGCGCCATTTCGTGCAGCGGCAAAACGcgcaaactgttagccaaatttaGTTCCGAATCAACCGCTAGATGGCACTGTTCAACGCTGTTACCGGCCTGGCTTGCT
This genomic window contains:
- the LOC143217004 gene encoding alpha-2-macroglobulin receptor-associated protein-like isoform X2 — its product is MAKLNVLWVKAKNRLTDTKLRSIFSDLKIQDKEEIAYKHFKGDGNNPNGEEEARLRKKLIALDPEGFPG
- the LOC143217004 gene encoding alpha-2-macroglobulin receptor-associated protein-like isoform X1, which codes for MAKLNVLWVKAKNRLTDTKLRSIFSDLKIQDKEEIAYKHFKGDGNNPNGEEEARLRKKLIEDREITLISF